Proteins from one Halococcus sediminicola genomic window:
- a CDS encoding PQQ-dependent sugar dehydrogenase, producing MVQTIMFTATHEMAEYVCEAHPGSMRGDITIGDQQTSTPTHSQPDKRFMPWGATIGTKTVADGSLSAPVDFEVVPDDTDRWCIVDQVGQIYVHTADGLQNKPFLDIADRLIDFGQVEEGTIDERGFLGLAFHPQFQDNRKFYVRYSAPARPKTPKGYTHIERLSEFTADQNRQHGRPASERIILDIPSPHHTHNAGSVIFGPDEYLYMGMGDGGGSKLETGHTDDWFENNGGNGQDVTDNLLGSILRIDINNRASGKQYAIPDDNPLVGKPGRGEHYAWGFRNPWRMSFNDGQLFVADVGESNYEEVNIVEKGKNYGWNVREGFHCYSTDDPQNPPEKCPQRTPPNVRGGEPLIDPIIEYPHVYEDESVGLSVIGGYKCEDETMADLQGKYVFGDYSKDGQPRGSLFAATPSPDAKKETTGGDENKSWELEELQIASSNTNELDSYVLGFGRDDAGQLYVLTTKVLGVDPTTTSGQVQQLVSNTAGEQTQDEAGSNVGGPGFGILAALGGGLIAGLIRALSSIRE from the coding sequence GTGGTCCAGACGATCATGTTCACTGCAACGCACGAGATGGCCGAATACGTTTGTGAGGCACATCCTGGGTCGATGCGCGGCGATATCACTATCGGGGACCAGCAAACAAGCACTCCAACGCACAGCCAGCCAGACAAGCGATTCATGCCGTGGGGAGCAACTATCGGTACCAAAACGGTTGCCGACGGCTCTCTTAGTGCACCAGTCGATTTCGAAGTTGTCCCAGATGACACTGACCGATGGTGTATCGTCGACCAGGTAGGGCAGATCTACGTCCACACAGCAGATGGGTTGCAGAACAAACCATTCCTCGATATCGCCGATCGACTCATCGATTTCGGGCAAGTCGAAGAGGGCACGATTGATGAGCGCGGATTCCTCGGGCTTGCCTTCCACCCGCAATTTCAGGACAATCGAAAATTCTACGTCCGCTACAGTGCACCCGCACGACCGAAAACGCCCAAGGGCTACACACACATCGAGCGACTCTCAGAGTTTACGGCGGATCAGAACCGTCAGCACGGACGCCCAGCCTCCGAACGGATCATACTGGATATCCCGTCACCACACCATACGCACAACGCTGGTTCCGTCATATTCGGCCCTGACGAGTATCTCTACATGGGAATGGGCGACGGCGGTGGAAGTAAACTCGAAACCGGACATACCGACGACTGGTTTGAGAACAACGGTGGCAACGGCCAGGACGTCACGGATAATCTCCTCGGAAGCATTCTCCGAATTGATATCAACAACCGAGCGAGCGGCAAACAATATGCGATCCCAGACGACAACCCTCTCGTCGGAAAACCAGGCCGTGGTGAACACTATGCCTGGGGGTTTCGCAATCCTTGGCGGATGAGTTTCAACGATGGACAGTTATTCGTCGCTGATGTGGGCGAAAGCAACTACGAAGAAGTGAACATCGTCGAGAAAGGGAAAAACTACGGTTGGAACGTCCGAGAAGGATTTCATTGCTATAGTACGGACGATCCACAGAACCCGCCTGAAAAATGTCCGCAACGAACCCCACCAAACGTCCGTGGCGGCGAACCGCTAATTGATCCGATCATCGAATATCCGCACGTCTACGAAGATGAAAGCGTTGGCCTCTCAGTGATTGGCGGTTACAAATGCGAGGATGAAACGATGGCAGATCTACAGGGCAAATACGTCTTCGGAGATTACAGTAAGGACGGCCAACCACGAGGATCACTTTTCGCTGCTACTCCATCTCCGGATGCTAAGAAGGAAACCACGGGTGGAGACGAGAACAAATCATGGGAACTCGAAGAACTCCAGATAGCCAGCTCGAACACCAACGAGCTCGACTCGTATGTTCTTGGGTTTGGACGCGACGACGCAGGCCAACTCTACGTACTCACGACAAAGGTACTCGGAGTCGATCCAACAACTACATCTGGCCAAGTACAACAGCTTGTCTCGAATACAGCAGGAGAGCAAACACAAGACGAAGCCGGAAGTAATGTTGGAGGACCAGGATTCGGCATACTCGCAGCACTGGGTGGAGGGCTGATCGCAGGCCTTATTCGAGCGTTATCCTCGATTCGAGAATAG
- a CDS encoding DUF5615 family PIN-like protein, whose protein sequence is MRVLTDEHISPVVANTLQSEGIDAVTIYDTPISGKDDPAVLEFANENEAMILTNDLDFVTKEFVDDTDHWGILFYEDQRTPRSDIVRSVHNALSVLRLEDTRNEIVHIPDGWL, encoded by the coding sequence ATGAGGGTGCTCACCGACGAGCACATCTCCCCCGTCGTCGCCAACACTCTCCAGAGCGAGGGCATCGACGCTGTGACTATTTACGATACACCCATTAGCGGGAAGGATGATCCCGCCGTTCTGGAGTTCGCCAACGAGAACGAAGCGATGATTCTCACCAACGACCTGGATTTCGTCACGAAGGAGTTCGTCGACGATACCGACCACTGGGGTATCCTCTTCTACGAAGACCAGCGTACCCCGCGCAGCGACATCGTTCGCTCCGTCCACAACGCGCTCAGCGTTCTCAGACTCGAGGACACCCGCAACGAAATCGTCCATATCCCCGACGGCTGGTTGTGA
- a CDS encoding DUF433 domain-containing protein — MTQIVSTEDTLGGEPRIDGRRIGVLHIAARVIDKGEHPEDVAADYDLDLAAVHHALAYYYDHPDEMQEWREKKHQAAQRASERQLDPEKFRQHA, encoded by the coding sequence ATGACTCAGATCGTCTCTACAGAGGACACGCTCGGTGGTGAGCCGCGGATCGACGGCCGACGTATCGGCGTGCTCCATATCGCTGCCCGTGTCATCGACAAAGGCGAGCATCCCGAAGACGTGGCCGCGGACTACGACCTCGATCTCGCGGCCGTTCACCACGCCCTTGCATACTACTACGATCATCCCGACGAGATGCAGGAGTGGCGCGAAAAGAAACACCAAGCCGCCCAGCGCGCCAGCGAACGCCAACTCGATCCCGAGAAATTCCGTCAGCACGCATGA